A single genomic interval of Spirosoma taeanense harbors:
- a CDS encoding sialate O-acetylesterase: MRLFVFTLVFAGMAAVPGWGQAVVTLREWPARLQLYQRNPTTSQCNVAISGRVPAKTVTAISLVVYRNQQRQQYARTSPDSLTGSFAFSPLIKAELAEYSFRLFAHSSAGDSVQVAGRDSIVCGDVYLIMGQSNAIGRFDTNAYRNEFCRTFGVNQGDKPYNPADTAWCLTNTSEGINSLWGVELQRLICQQQGIPTAVINGAAGSTSLYNHTTRDAGQPDNLNTLYGRLLYRVRRAGVANQVQTMIWRQGEAEAAGNPDDYARLYPQLYSYWKQDYPNLKRVYHTQINLLTDASVRAGALRDYQRRSNELFPDNVSIATVGLPAYQGLHYGEAGYRQFGAELYRLVARDFYGSTDTSNIQSPNVRRIFYSTPDQSEITLEFEPGQVMHWPMDTILLSPANGGLFTQSLNNYIYTDYPNGETGLLKSVTEQGNRLILKLNKSVNARHLTYLPSSYRDSPVGFYTGPVIQNQRGMRALTFHQVSIAAPLPVAADLRAIPIDTSAIQLAWSETTPDVEQWLIERADSSGIFKLLARVPGSAKQYEDLRRSGQKDSLQLGAVYRYRVRSVGRQAEAAYSPVVSASLQLVLAVEEPRPLVSDTIFGPATLVYPNPASDQVWVRLPLDWYGDAVALTLTSEAGLVVLHRTERISAGATSVRFSVADLPTGVYILTMQHRLGGVRCRLVVSR; encoded by the coding sequence CGACCACCAGCCAGTGTAATGTTGCCATTTCCGGTCGCGTTCCGGCGAAGACCGTAACGGCCATTTCGCTGGTGGTGTACCGGAATCAGCAGCGTCAGCAGTACGCCCGCACGAGTCCTGATTCCCTGACCGGCTCGTTTGCGTTCAGTCCCCTTATTAAGGCCGAACTGGCTGAATATAGCTTTCGGTTGTTTGCCCATTCGTCGGCGGGGGATTCGGTACAGGTGGCCGGGCGCGACAGCATCGTTTGTGGCGACGTGTACCTGATCATGGGCCAGTCGAACGCCATTGGCCGATTCGATACCAACGCCTACCGGAACGAGTTCTGCCGGACGTTCGGGGTCAATCAGGGCGACAAACCCTATAATCCCGCCGACACGGCCTGGTGCCTGACTAATACCAGCGAGGGGATCAATAGCCTGTGGGGTGTTGAGTTGCAGCGGCTGATCTGCCAGCAGCAGGGAATTCCAACGGCGGTTATCAATGGGGCTGCGGGCTCAACGAGCCTGTATAACCACACAACCCGCGACGCTGGGCAGCCCGATAACCTCAATACGCTCTACGGTCGGCTGCTCTACCGGGTACGGAGAGCGGGCGTCGCCAATCAGGTGCAGACAATGATCTGGCGGCAGGGCGAAGCCGAGGCCGCCGGTAACCCGGACGATTATGCGCGTCTGTATCCGCAGTTGTATAGCTACTGGAAACAGGACTATCCCAACCTGAAGCGGGTCTATCATACGCAGATTAACCTGCTGACCGATGCATCGGTGCGGGCGGGGGCGCTGCGCGATTATCAACGGCGTTCCAATGAGCTGTTTCCGGATAACGTGTCTATCGCAACGGTGGGCTTGCCTGCCTATCAGGGCCTTCATTACGGCGAGGCTGGTTACCGGCAGTTTGGGGCCGAGCTCTATCGGCTCGTCGCCCGGGATTTTTACGGTTCTACGGACACCAGCAACATTCAGTCGCCGAACGTCCGGCGTATTTTTTACAGCACGCCCGATCAGAGCGAGATTACGCTTGAGTTTGAGCCGGGGCAGGTCATGCACTGGCCGATGGACACCATCCTGCTAAGTCCCGCTAATGGCGGTCTTTTTACGCAGTCGCTTAACAACTACATCTATACCGATTACCCGAATGGTGAAACTGGCCTGCTGAAATCCGTAACGGAGCAGGGTAACCGGCTGATTCTTAAACTGAATAAATCGGTCAATGCGCGGCATCTGACATACCTGCCATCGTCGTACCGCGATTCGCCGGTGGGTTTTTACACCGGACCGGTGATTCAGAATCAGAGGGGAATGCGGGCGCTGACGTTCCATCAGGTCTCCATTGCCGCCCCCCTGCCCGTAGCCGCCGATCTGCGGGCTATTCCGATTGATACCAGCGCCATTCAACTAGCCTGGAGCGAGACGACTCCTGACGTTGAACAGTGGCTGATTGAGCGGGCCGACTCAAGCGGGATATTCAAACTGCTGGCTCGTGTACCCGGCTCTGCGAAGCAGTACGAGGACCTTCGGCGTTCGGGACAGAAAGACTCCCTGCAACTTGGAGCTGTGTACCGCTACCGGGTTCGGTCGGTAGGTCGGCAGGCCGAAGCCGCTTATTCGCCCGTGGTGTCGGCATCGCTGCAACTGGTGCTGGCCGTGGAGGAACCCCGGCCGCTGGTGTCGGATACCATCTTCGGCCCTGCTACGCTGGTGTACCCGAATCCCGCCAGCGACCAGGTCTGGGTGCGGCTGCCGCTGGACTGGTATGGCGACGCGGTTGCGCTTACCTTAACCAGCGAGGCCGGATTGGTAGTTCTTCACCGGACGGAACGGATCAGCGCGGGCGCAACATCAGTCAGATTTTCGGTGGCTGACTTGCCCACCGGCGTTTATATACTGACCATGCAGCACCGCTTGGGTGGGGTGCGCTGCCGACTGGTGGTGAGTCGCTGA